In Mixophyes fleayi isolate aMixFle1 unplaced genomic scaffold, aMixFle1.hap1 Scaffold_148, whole genome shotgun sequence, a single window of DNA contains:
- the LOC142114731 gene encoding histone H1-like — protein sequence MSEPVPAAAPAPPAEAPAKSKRPKKAASAGSMKSSKASGPSVSEQIVKVAAASKERNGISLAAVKKALAAGGYDVEKNNSRLKLAIKSLVTKETLIQVKGSGASGSFKLNKKQLDSKDKAVKKAAVAKAKKVSKSPKKAPSASKSPKKAKKPAVAKKAAKSPKKPKVAVKSKKVAKSPAKKAAKPKVTKSPAKKAAKPKVAKKAAKPKVTKSPAKKAAKPKKTAPKKK from the coding sequence ATGTCTGAGCCAGTCCCAGCCGCAGCGCCTGCTCCTCCAGCAGAGGCCCCCGCCAAGAGTAAGCGGCCCAAGAAAGCAGCTTCAGCAGGATCCATGAAGAGCAGCAAAGCGTCCGGTCCCAGCGTGTCTGAGCAGATTGTAAAGGTGGCAGCTGCATCCAAGGAGCGTAATGGGATTTCCCTGGCCGCTGTGAAGAAAGCTCTGGCTGCCGGAGGATACGATGTGGAGAAGAACAACAGCCGCCTGAAGTTGGCGATCAAGAGCTTGGTGACCAAAGAAACCCTCATCCAGGTGAAAGGCAGCGGTGCCTCCGGCTCCTTTAAGCTGAACAAGAAACAGTTGGACAGCAAGGACAAGGCGGTGAAGAAGGCAGCAGTGGCCAAAGCCAAGAAAGTATCCAAGTCCCCCAAGAAGGCTCCGAGCGCATCCAAGAGCCCTAAAAAGGCGAAAAAACCGGCAGTTGCCAAGAAGGCTGCAAAAAGCCCAAAGAAGCCAAAAGTCGCTGTGAAATCCAAGAAGGTGGCCAAGAGCCCGGCCAAGAAGGCAGCGAAGCCTAAAGTGACCAAGAGCCCGGCCAAGAAGGCGGCTAAGCCTAAAGTGGCCAAGAAGGCAGCGAAGCCTAAAGTGaccaagagcccggctaagaaAGCAGCGAAGCCCAAGAAGACAGCTCCTAAGAAGAAGTAA
- the LOC142114774 gene encoding histone H2A type 1-like: MSGRGKQGGKTRAKAKTRSSRAGLQFPVGRVHRLLRKGNYAERVGAGAPVYLAAVLEYLTAEILELAGNAARDNKKTRIIPRHLQLAVRNDEELNKLLGGVTIAQGGVLPNIQAVLLPKKTESHKAAKSK, translated from the coding sequence ATGTCTGGTAGAGGCAAACAAGGCGGAAAGACCCGGGCTAAGGCCAAGACTCGCTCATCTCGGGCTGGGCTTCAGTTTCCAGTTGGACGTGTTCACCGTCTTTTGAGAAAGGGTAATTATGCCGAGCGTGTGGGAGCCGGAGCTCCTGTCTATCTGGCCGCCGTGCTCGAGTACCTAACGGCTGAGATTCTGGAGTTGGCAGGAAATGCCgcccgtgataacaagaagacccgcatcatcccccgccacctgcaGCTGGCTGTGCGCAACGATGAAGAGCTAAACAAGCTGCTCGGAGGGGTGACGATCGCCCAGGGAGgcgtcctgcccaacatccaggccgtgctgctgcccaagaagaccgagagccacaaggcagctaagagcaagtga
- the LOC142114748 gene encoding histone H2B 1.1-like, producing MPDPAKSAPAAKKGSKKAVTKTQKKDGKKRRKTRKESYAIYVYKVLKQVHPDTGISSKAMGIMNSFVNDIFERIAGEASRLAHYNKRSTITSREIQTAVRLLLPGELAKHAVSEGTKAVTKYTSAK from the coding sequence ATGCCTGATCCAGCAAAGTCTGCTCCTGCGGCCAAAAAGGGCTCCAAGAAAGCCGTgaccaagacccagaagaaagatgggaagaagcgtagaaagaccaggaaggagagttatgctatctacgtgtacaaggtgctgaagcaggtccaccctgataccggcatctcctccaaggccatgggtatcatgaactcctttgttaatgacatttttgagCGCATCGCAGGAGAAGCCTCCcgcctggctcactacaacaagcgctccaccatcacctcccgGGAGATCCAGACCGCTGTGCGTCTACTGCTGCCCGGTGAGCTGGCCAAGCACGCCGTGTCTGAGGGCACTAAGGCCGTCACCAAGTACACCAGCGCCAAGTAA
- the LOC142114739 gene encoding histone H4: MSGRGKGGKGLGKGGAKRHRKVLRDNIQGITKPAIRRLARRGGVKRISGLIYEETRGVLKVFLENVIRDAVTYTEHAKRKTVTAMDVVYALKRQGRTLYGFGG; the protein is encoded by the coding sequence ATGTCTGGACGCGGTAAAGGAGGCAAGGGGCTCGGGAAAGGCGGTGCTAAGAGGCACAGGAAGGTGCTCCGTGATAACATACAGGGcatcactaaaccagctatccgtCGTTTAGCTCGTAGGGGAGGTGTGAAGCGCATCTCTGGGCTCATCTACGAGGAGACCCGCGGTGTCCTGAAGGTCTTCCTGGAGAATGTGATCCGTGATGCCGTCACTTACACAGAGCACGCAAAGAGAAAGACTGTCACAGCCATGGATGTCGTGTATGCCCTGAAACGTCAGGGTCGCACTCTGTACGGGTTTGGAGGTTAA
- the LOC142114756 gene encoding histone H2B 1.1-like, whose product MPEPAKSAPAAKKGSKKAVTKTQKKDGKKRRKTRKESYAIYVYKVLKQVHPDTGISSKAMGIMNSFVNDIFERIAGEASRLAHYNKRSTITSREIQTAVRLLLPGELAKHAVSEGTKAVTKYTSAK is encoded by the coding sequence ATGCCTGAACCAGCCAAGTCTGCACCTGCGGCCAAAAAGGGCTCCAAGAAAGCCGTgaccaagacccagaagaaagatgggaagaagcgtagaaagaccaggaaggagagttatgctatctacgtgtacaaggtgctgaagcaggtccaccctgataccggcatctcctccaaggccatgggtatcatgaactcctttgttaatgacatttttgagCGCATCGCAGGCGAAGCCTCCcgcctggctcactacaacaagcgctccaccatcacctcccgGGAGATCCAGACCGCTGTGCGTCTACTGCTGCCCGGTGAGCTGGCAAAGCACGCCGTGTCTGAGGGCACCAAGGCCGTCACCAAGTACACCAGCGCCAAGTAA
- the LOC142114757 gene encoding histone H2A type 1-like, whose amino-acid sequence MSGRGKQGGKTRAKAKTRSSRAGLQFPVGRVHRLLRKGNYAHRVGAGAPVYLAAVLEYLTAEILELAGNAARDNKKTRIIPRHLQLAVRNDEELNKLLGGVTIAQGGVLPNIQAVLLPKKTESHKAAKSK is encoded by the coding sequence ATGTCTGGTAGAGGCAAACAAGGCGGTAAGACCCGGGCTAAGGCCAAGACTCGCTCATCTCGGGCCGGTCTTCAGTTTCCTGTTGGCCGTGTTCACCGTCTTTTGAGGAAGGGGAACTATGCTCATCGTGTGGGAGCCGGAGCTCCTGTCTATCTGGCCGCCGTGCTCGAGTACCTGACGGCTGAGATTCTGGAGTTGGCTGGAAATGCCgcccgtgataacaagaagacccgtatcatcccccgccacctgcaGCTGGCTGTGCGCAACGATGAAGAGCTAAACAAGCTGCTCGGTGGGGTGACGATCGCCCAGGGAGgcgtcctgcccaacatccaggccgtgctgctgcccaagaagaccgagagccacaaggcagctaagagcaagtga